A portion of the Nitrospira sp. genome contains these proteins:
- the sucC gene encoding ADP-forming succinate--CoA ligase subunit beta has translation MNVHEFQAKSIFAQFGVPVPRGKEITSPGAATAWVDELNTPVFVVKAQIHAGGRGKAGGVKITKDKGTVAGLAKELLGKTLVTHQTGPKGRTVHRLLIEEGANISKELYLSILVDRETAWPTFIASTEGGMEIEEVAEKTPDKIIKEAIDPAVGFQAHNGRNVAYALGLQNIEPAVITPFVQLLGNLYRLFMEKHAALVEINPLIITKDKTLVALDGKVSFDDNGLFKHEDVQNMRDLNEEEPLEIEATANNLNYVKLDGNIGCMVNGAGLAMATMDVIKLAGSEPANFLDVGGGATKDTVAAGFRILLKDPNVKGIFINIFGGIVRCERIAHGVIEAAKEVKITVPLVVRLQGTNAEEGRKLLAESGLKLDVADDLWEAAQKIVKLTGKAA, from the coding sequence ATGAACGTTCATGAATTTCAGGCCAAGTCGATCTTTGCCCAGTTCGGTGTCCCTGTACCCCGGGGGAAGGAGATCACGTCCCCCGGTGCGGCGACGGCCTGGGTCGATGAACTCAATACACCTGTCTTCGTCGTCAAAGCCCAGATTCACGCAGGCGGTCGTGGAAAAGCCGGTGGGGTCAAGATCACGAAGGACAAGGGGACGGTGGCGGGCCTGGCCAAGGAACTGCTCGGCAAGACGCTCGTGACGCATCAGACCGGTCCCAAGGGGCGCACCGTCCATCGTCTGCTGATCGAGGAAGGGGCCAACATCAGCAAGGAGCTATACCTGAGCATTCTCGTCGACCGTGAGACCGCATGGCCAACGTTCATCGCCAGCACAGAAGGTGGAATGGAAATTGAAGAGGTGGCTGAAAAGACCCCGGATAAGATCATCAAGGAAGCCATCGATCCAGCGGTCGGTTTTCAGGCGCACAATGGGCGTAACGTGGCCTATGCCCTCGGCCTTCAGAACATCGAGCCTGCGGTCATTACGCCCTTCGTTCAACTGCTCGGCAATCTCTATAGACTGTTCATGGAGAAACATGCGGCGCTGGTCGAGATCAATCCGTTGATCATCACCAAGGACAAGACTCTGGTGGCCCTGGACGGCAAGGTATCTTTCGACGACAACGGGCTCTTCAAGCATGAAGACGTGCAGAACATGCGGGACTTGAACGAGGAAGAACCGTTGGAGATCGAAGCCACGGCGAATAACCTCAACTACGTCAAACTCGATGGAAACATCGGCTGCATGGTCAACGGCGCGGGCCTCGCGATGGCGACGATGGACGTGATCAAGCTCGCCGGCAGCGAACCTGCGAATTTTCTGGACGTGGGCGGCGGTGCCACCAAGGATACGGTGGCGGCGGGCTTCAGAATTTTGCTGAAGGATCCGAACGTCAAGGGGATCTTCATCAATATCTTCGGCGGGATCGTCCGCTGCGAGCGGATCGCCCACGGAGTGATCGAAGCCGCGAAGGAAGTCAAAATCACGGTGCCTTTGGTCGTGCGTCTCCAGGGAACGAACGCGGAAGAAGGGCGAAAGCTCCTGGCGGAATCCGGTCTGAAGCTGGACGTGGCCGATGATCTGTGGGAGGCCGCGCAAAAGATTGTCAAGTTGACGGGAAAGGCGGCGTAG
- the sucD gene encoding succinate--CoA ligase subunit alpha, with product MSILVNKATRVVVQGITGKEGSFHATQCKAYGTQIVAGVTPGKAGQEVEGIPVFNTVSDAVRKTECDTSLIFVPPPFCADAILEAADAGVKLIICITEGIPVNDMIKVKRALRGRDVRLIGPNCPGVITVDEAKIGIMPGFIHKKGIVGVVSRSGTLTYEAVHQLSTLGLGETTCVGIGGDPVNGTGFVDVLPLFEKDPETQAIVMIGEIGGDAEEKAAEFIRKHVKKPVISFIAGITAPPGRRMGHAGAIISGGKGTATEKMKALEQAGVKVVKNPAEIARAVKKALGK from the coding sequence ATGTCAATTCTCGTGAATAAAGCCACGCGGGTAGTGGTGCAAGGGATCACGGGCAAGGAAGGCTCGTTCCACGCGACGCAGTGCAAGGCCTACGGAACGCAGATCGTAGCGGGGGTGACGCCCGGTAAGGCCGGGCAGGAGGTCGAAGGCATCCCGGTGTTCAATACGGTGTCCGATGCGGTCAGAAAGACCGAGTGCGACACGTCCCTGATCTTTGTGCCGCCTCCGTTCTGCGCCGACGCCATTCTGGAAGCGGCGGATGCCGGTGTGAAGCTGATCATCTGCATCACCGAAGGCATACCCGTGAACGACATGATCAAGGTCAAGCGCGCCCTCCGTGGTCGGGATGTTCGTTTGATCGGGCCCAACTGCCCCGGCGTCATCACCGTCGATGAGGCGAAAATCGGCATCATGCCGGGCTTCATCCATAAAAAAGGCATCGTGGGCGTGGTCTCTCGAAGCGGCACGCTGACATATGAAGCCGTGCATCAGTTGTCGACGCTCGGACTCGGCGAAACCACATGCGTAGGTATCGGCGGAGACCCGGTCAACGGAACCGGGTTCGTCGACGTGCTGCCGCTGTTCGAGAAAGATCCCGAAACGCAGGCGATCGTCATGATTGGCGAGATCGGGGGGGATGCAGAAGAAAAGGCGGCGGAATTCATCAGAAAGCACGTCAAGAAGCCGGTCATCAGTTTTATCGCCGGGATTACGGCGCCTCCGGGGCGCCGGATGGGACATGCTGGTGCGATCATCTCCGGGGGGAAAGGCACCGCCACGGAAAAGATGAAGGCGCTCGAACAAGCCGGCGTGAAGGTGGTGAAGAATCCCGCCGAGATCGCCAGGGCGGTGAAGAAGGCGTTGGGCAAGTAA